Proteins from one Oryza sativa Japonica Group chromosome 12, ASM3414082v1 genomic window:
- the LOC4352120 gene encoding E3 ubiquitin-protein ligase ATL6: protein MDAPRRRSNGAWEINLVRRSPATARTDRCSRLLLLWSGFVGVVVVLYLFVGHVWASVATAVLLAAAGWFTWYYFGAAPAPPVLPDHHQPAAPVEARGLSQEDIEAIPAFEYRRGSSGSGVAQCAVCIAAVKDGDTVRRLPACGHAFHAPCVDGWLRDHATCPMCRADVVKVAGETTPATEEEPPV from the coding sequence ATGGACGCACCTCGCCGGCGGAGCAACGGCGCGTGGGAGATCAACCTGGTGCGGCGGAGCCCGGCCACGGCGCGGACCGACCGCTGCtcgaggctgctgctgctgtggagCGGgttcgtcggcgtcgtcgtcgtgctctACCTGTTCGTCGGCCACGTCTGGGCGTCCGTCGCCACGGCggtgctcctcgccgccgcgggctgGTTCACCTGGTACTACttcggcgcggcgccggcgccgccggtgctCCCCGATCATCATcagccggcggcgccggtggaggCCCGCGGGCTCAGCCAGGAGGACATCGAGGCCATCCCGGCGTTCGAGTACAGGAGGGGATCATCGGGCAGCGGGGTGGCGCAGTGCGCGGTGTGCATCGCCGCCGTGAAGGACGGGGACACGGTGCGGCGGCTGCCGGCGTGCGGCCACGCGTTCCACGCGCCGTGCGTGGACGGGTGGCTGCGCGACCACGCGACGTGCCCCATGTgccgcgccgacgtcgtcaAGGTCGCCGGAgagacgacgccggcgacggaggaggagccGCCCGTGTAG